The following nucleotide sequence is from Chloroherpetonaceae bacterium.
GGCTGAGCGCATCTACGGTTACTCCGCAGAGGAAGTGATAGGGAAGCCCTTGATAGAGACTTTCTGGCAAAAATCTCATCTCAACGCCCAGTATATCATTGACACAGTTTTACGCGAGGGCTATTGGAGCGGTGAGCTACGCGTGTCTCATAAGAGCGGTCGAGAAGTGATTGTGGACAGCCGCTGGACGCTGATGCACGATGCGCATGGTAACCCCAAGTCTATCATTACCACCGATACAGACATCACCGAGAAAAAGCGGCTGGAAGTGCAATTTCTGCGCGCGCAGCGTCTCGATAGTCTTGGGCGTCTTTCAGGCAGCATTGCCCACGACCTTAACAACATTTTCTCTCCAATGATGCTGTCTTTAGAACTGCTTGCCGCTCGCACAACCGATGAGAAAAGCCGACATTGGCTGGCTACAGTCTCGCAAAGTGTGGAGCGTGGCGCCGACCTTGTTCGGCAAATTTTGCTCTTCTCGCGCGGCTCAGATAGCCTTTTGCGCCCAGTTAAAGTTACCGATGTGCTGCAAGAGTTGGTAACCTTCCTTAAAGATACTTTTCCGAAGAACATTGACATTTTGGTCTATACTGCCGACGACTTACCGCTGATTCAAGCCGATGCCACACAGATTTATCAAGTGCTCCTGAACCTTGCTGTCAATGCACGTGACGCTATGCCGAATGGCGGCGAACTTACATTCCGCCTTGAGTCTGCTTTTCTTAGCGCCACCGATACAACCATTCACATTGATGCGAAAATCGGTCGCTACGTCGTGATTACAGTCAGCGATACGGGGGTTGGTATGTCGCCAGAGGTTTTAGACAAAATCTTTGAACCTTTCTTTACCACAAAAGAGGTCGGGAAAGGCACTGGTCTTGGTCTTTCGACTGTGTTCTCCATTGTTAAGCATCATGGCGGGTTTCTCAGCGTCTACAGCGAGGTTGGGAAAGGCACTTCATTCAAAATCTATCTGCCTGCTTGGTCTGAGGCAGGTGAGAAGTCCAGCGTCGGCACTGCTCCTCCTGAAGCTGCAAACGGCAATGGTGAAAAAATTCTCATCATTGACGACGAAGAAATGGTGCGAGAGACCACTAAACTGGCACTGGAGAAAAAGGGCTACCGTGTGCTGACCGCTGCTGGGGGCGCAGACGCTCTTGCGCTTTTTAAGCAGCAGAAAGGAATTGTGGTCGCCATCGTAGATATGACGATGCCCGGTATGGATGGCACAGAACTGGTGCATGAGCTGCGCAAACTGAGTCCTAACCTTAAAATCATTGCAGCCAGCGGCCTCATTGATAGCGAGCGACTTGCTTCTCTCAAACGCGACAATGTCGCCACCTTTTTGCACAAACCCTTCGAGCTTTCAAAGCTGTGCCAGATTGTTGCCGAGGTGTTGTCGCTAAGAACGTCGTAACCTGAAATGCCGTTTTCCCCAACACGAAAAACCTAAATAACAAGCTCTCTATGACG
It contains:
- a CDS encoding PAS domain S-box protein produces the protein MHTRSSRSTARRRTALPPVVDRTFYEGLFEHNPTPMWVYDEKTLRFIAVNKAACQRYGYSKKEFLTMTIAEIRPPETVAAMLQKAKEIRRQKKAYTGLWQHRTKSGEVFTAEIHSHRVRFHGQPGRLVIAFDVSQRLKLEHDILQRERQLNLFFQQALDGFYFMMLDNPIEWHNAPDKEAALDYILHHERMVEANDAMLAQYGLSREEFIGRTPADFYAHNLDYARRIWRENLDGEAYLMVTDERRADGTQIWIEGHYIPLFNEEGKFIGHFGIQRDITERKKAEEALRQSEERYRIAAENTGQLIYDLDISSGKINWVGAIEQVSGFTPEEFAQIDLRTWEEMIHPEDRAAATYALHEAMKAGKPYNEIYRFRHKDGHYIYVEDNGDFLLDAQGKAYRMIGTMKDITERKKIEEMLREQATLLDKVHDAVIIRDLNDRVQYWNRSAERIYGYSAEEVIGKPLIETFWQKSHLNAQYIIDTVLREGYWSGELRVSHKSGREVIVDSRWTLMHDAHGNPKSIITTDTDITEKKRLEVQFLRAQRLDSLGRLSGSIAHDLNNIFSPMMLSLELLAARTTDEKSRHWLATVSQSVERGADLVRQILLFSRGSDSLLRPVKVTDVLQELVTFLKDTFPKNIDILVYTADDLPLIQADATQIYQVLLNLAVNARDAMPNGGELTFRLESAFLSATDTTIHIDAKIGRYVVITVSDTGVGMSPEVLDKIFEPFFTTKEVGKGTGLGLSTVFSIVKHHGGFLSVYSEVGKGTSFKIYLPAWSEAGEKSSVGTAPPEAANGNGEKILIIDDEEMVRETTKLALEKKGYRVLTAAGGADALALFKQQKGIVVAIVDMTMPGMDGTELVHELRKLSPNLKIIAASGLIDSERLASLKRDNVATFLHKPFELSKLCQIVAEVLSLRTS